The sequence GGGCGAGTTTCCGCACAACGCTGCCGGAATAACTCAGTTGATCGACGCTGCCGCCTGCACCCGCATGGTGTCCGCGTTTGAAAACGCGCGCGGCCAGTCGGAAAACTTTCCCGGACTGCTGATCGACTTTGATCATTTTTCGCTCGATGCGGAAAAGCACTCCGAAGCGGCGGGCTGGATCACCGATTTGACTTTCCGTAATTCCTCGCCGTCCGCTGACCTCTGTTCTCCGTCCTCTGGAAGCGGCCTCTGGGCCGCGATCCGCTGGAGCGATGTCGGCGAAGCCGCCGTCCGGGGAGGGCGCTATCGCTTTCTTTCGCCCGTCTGGGCCCGCACCGACTGCGAGGATCTTGGCGACAACCGCCTCCGTCCGGTTCGCCTGCTTAATGCCGCAGTCACCAACGACCCCAATCTGAAGGGAATTTTGCCCCTTTCCAATCGCGCCAAAGATGCCTCGTTTGAAAATTCATCTACTTATAAGGACCCCAACCTAACTCAGGAGGAATTAATGAAAGCCATTGTCGATGCCTTGCTCAAGAAGCTGGATCTGCCGCCGGAAGCCGATACCGAGGTAATTCAGTCCGCCATTGCGAATATTACCCCGTCCGGCGAAGTCGAAGCACTGCTTAACCGCGCGGAGTCCGCCGAATCCAAAATCGCCGATCTCGAAAAGGCGCAGCTTGAAGCCGATGCCGATGCTTTCCTTGAAGAGCACTCCGATGTCATCGAAAACCGCGACGAAGTCCGTGCGCAGTTTATTGAAAACCGCCAGCTTACCGAGGCGGTATTCAAAAACCTCAAAACCCCGGAACCGGTAAAGAAACCGGCAGCGGATACCCGCCGCCCGTTGCATAACCGGGAATCCAAAATCAAGGCGACGCATAATCGCGACGCCCAGCCCGGCGAAGCCCAGGCCGTCAAAATCCGCAACCGCGCCAGCGAAATCATGAAAACCGAAGGCGTGGGTTATACCGATGCCTTCCGCCGCGCCGAGCAGGAACTCTCTGCCTAAGCCCAATACATTTTTTACCTACTAAAAGGAGAAAACCATGTCCCAGACCAATGTAAGAACTGGCCAAATCCCATACCGATGCGCCACCGACCTGTCCGCTGCAAAAGATCGACTGGTAAAGCTGACTACGACAGGGATGGCCCTGCCTCAATACGATGACCTTCCGCACTATCTCGTTCTCGAGGGTGCTGCCGCAGGCGAAACTGGCTCATTCCTTCCGCTTTCACCACTGCAGAATGTCCGTATCCAGCTTGAGGGAACCTGTTCGCCCGGCAACACTCTCATTTTGAGCAACACTTCCTTCGGAGCCGTGAAGGTGGTCGATACCGAAGAGGACTGGACTGAAGTCGGCATCGCCGAAGAAGCGGGGGTGGATGGTCAGCTTGTTTTGATGCGCCCGATCAGCCCGCGCTACGGAACAATCTAACCCCGTCACCTAACGTACCGCCGGCTTCCAGCCGTCCCCGTCCGCCCATGAACTTAACAACCTAACAACTTAACACTTAACAACCGAAACCGGAGGTTTCTCATGTCCCGTTTATCCGAAATCAGTACCAACCCCATGCTTCGCCAGTTCGCCCAGGGCGCTGCGCAAAGCGCCATCATGCCCGTGGCCGACTTCATCGCCCCGACCATCGAGGTGCCCACCTCGACCGGGCGCTACAAGAAATACACCGAGAAGAACCGCTTCCATATTCCGAAGACGCTTCGCACCCTCGGTGGCCGCGCGTCCGAACTTCGCTTTGAAGTAAACGACGAAACCTACAACTGTGAGCCCCATGCCCTCGACTACCCGGTCGACAACCTGGAACAGCTCGAAGCCCAGGGGCTGGAAAACATGCTGCGCGAAGGCGCCGTCGCCGTGGCCGAAGTCGCCGCGCTCGCTCACGAAAAATCGGT is a genomic window of Pontiella desulfatans containing:
- a CDS encoding phage protease, with protein sequence MNLILNRNFELPDDGWYQLAPLGEFPHNAAGITQLIDAAACTRMVSAFENARGQSENFPGLLIDFDHFSLDAEKHSEAAGWITDLTFRNSSPSADLCSPSSGSGLWAAIRWSDVGEAAVRGGRYRFLSPVWARTDCEDLGDNRLRPVRLLNAAVTNDPNLKGILPLSNRAKDASFENSSTYKDPNLTQEELMKAIVDALLKKLDLPPEADTEVIQSAIANITPSGEVEALLNRAESAESKIADLEKAQLEADADAFLEEHSDVIENRDEVRAQFIENRQLTEAVFKNLKTPEPVKKPAADTRRPLHNRESKIKATHNRDAQPGEAQAVKIRNRASEIMKTEGVGYTDAFRRAEQELSA